A region of the Triticum dicoccoides isolate Atlit2015 ecotype Zavitan unplaced genomic scaffold, WEW_v2.0 scaffold157942, whole genome shotgun sequence genome:
CGGTAGTGTCGGGCGCGTCGGCCTCGACAAACAGCACGCCCTCCGCGTTGCAGTCAATCTCGACCCTCCCATCCTTGTCCCGCGCTAGGCGCCCGGCCATCGGGTAGAAGGTGACGAGCGCCTCCGCCAGCGCCCACCGCATCCGCTCGCCGTCGAAGAAGCTCTCGCCCTCAAGGAAGGAGTGGCGGTAGAAGTAGACGCTGGGCGTGTGGAAGCGCGGCACCAGCAGGTCGAGGTGGGAGTTCCATAGCCGAGTCCGCGGCTTATCCCTCGCCGGCCTCACCATGGTGGACCGCTGCACCATGAACGCCATCTATCTGACGCAAGCAGTTAGCTAGCTCATTAGAGGCACCAT
Encoded here:
- the LOC119344177 gene encoding hydroxycinnamoyltransferase 1-like, with amino-acid sequence MAFMVQRSTMVRPARDKPRTRLWNSHLDLLVPRFHTPSVYFYRHSFLEGESFFDGERMRWALAEALVTFYPMAGRLARDKDGRVEIDCNAEGVLFVEADAPDTTVDNYGNFAPTMELKRLIPAVDYTDEISFPLVVLQVSPFCNGSYSYYSELQVVLSQGGHGPGRSVPDPSHRWTGRRQSGPDWTEQASGPLFRDRTGEAKA